A region of the Paracoccaceae bacterium genome:
GGCGTCATGGGCCGGATGAAGGGCCTTGCCGCCACCGCAAGGGCCGCGCTTGCCTTTGCCAGCCTCTACCTGATCCCCGTCAAGCATCAGGACCTGCCTGCGAACGTGCGGCTGGAGCCGTCCTACTGACGTCCCCGCACCGCTGCCGGGGGTCTGGGCGCGGACCCCCGGCGGCACAACAACGAAAGGAGTGACATGGAAAACCCCTGGATCGCGGCCCTTGCGGCGCTGTTCCTGTGGTGGTTTTCCACGGGCCTCCTGCTGATGCGCGTCCGAGCCGCCGACAACCGCGGCCATGACGCGCATATCTGGTCCTGCCTGCTGACGCTGCCGGTCCTGGCCGCCGGCGTCATCGGGGCCAGCCAGACCGCCGCCGACCCCTCGTCGCTGGGGGCCTTTCTGGGGTTCCTCTCGGCGCTCGCCGTCTGGGGCTGGATCGAGCTTGCCTTCCTCTCCGGCCTGATCACAGGCCCGAACCGCAGCCCCTGCCCCCCCGGTGCCGGCGGCTGGGACCGCTTCGTCCGCGGCTTCGGCACCGTCGCCTGGCACGAACTGGCGCTGCTCTCGGCGCTGCTCGTGCTGGCGCAGATCGCCCAGGGTGCCGCGAACCCCTTTGCATGGTGGACCTTCGCGGTGCTGTTCTTCGCCCGCATCTCGGCCAAGCTGAACCTGTTCTTCGGCGTCCCCCGCATCCACACCGAATTCCTGCCGCGCACCCTGTCGCACCTGCCCAGCCATTTCCGCCGCGCCGGGATGAACCCGTTCTTCCCGGTCTCGGTCAGCCTGCTGACCTTTGCCGCCTATTGCTGGCTGGAACGGCTCTGGCAGGCGGAAACGCCTGGCCAGACCACGGGCTTCGCGCTGCTGGCGGCGCTGACGCTGCTGGCACTGCTGGAACACTGGTTCATGGTGCTGCCGCTGCCCGACCAGAAACTCTGGCGCTGGATGATGCCCGCGCCCAAACCGATGACCAAGGACTGAGAGGCAAGACGATGGATTTCCAAGGCTTTTTCACCCAGGAACTGGATCGCCTGCGGGCCGAGGGCAACTACCGCGTCTTTGCGGAACTGGAACGGCGGCGCGGCGCCTTTCCGCGCGCGACCCGCTGGCGCGACGACGGCACGACCGAGGACATCACCGTATGGTGCTCGAACGACTATCTGGGGATGGGCCAGCACCCGGACGTGGTGCAGGCCATGGTCGATACCGTGCAGTCCTGCGGCACCGGCGCGGGCGGCACGCGCAACATCAGCGGCACCAACCACTGCCACCGCCTGCTCGAGGCGGAACTGGCCGACCTGCACGGCAAGGAAGGGGCGCTGCTGTTCACCAGCGGCTATGTCTCGAACTGGGC
Encoded here:
- a CDS encoding DUF3623 domain-containing protein, whose translation is MENPWIAALAALFLWWFSTGLLLMRVRAADNRGHDAHIWSCLLTLPVLAAGVIGASQTAADPSSLGAFLGFLSALAVWGWIELAFLSGLITGPNRSPCPPGAGGWDRFVRGFGTVAWHELALLSALLVLAQIAQGAANPFAWWTFAVLFFARISAKLNLFFGVPRIHTEFLPRTLSHLPSHFRRAGMNPFFPVSVSLLTFAAYCWLERLWQAETPGQTTGFALLAALTLLALLEHWFMVLPLPDQKLWRWMMPAPKPMTKD